Proteins encoded together in one Rhodospirillaceae bacterium window:
- a CDS encoding DUF2924 domain-containing protein, which produces MSSLDQQLLALEDLEIATLRQRWREFYPGQAPGLMSRELLRLAIGYKLQEQVFGGLGRRTQLGLAAFKSESKKGRTSVTPVPKSGTKFIRQWQGTVHEVLTLENGQLAYRGKTYKSLTLIAKLITGTHQSGPRFFGLRKPSDARAPDHG; this is translated from the coding sequence ATGAGTTCGCTCGACCAGCAACTCCTGGCACTTGAGGATCTGGAGATTGCAACCCTCCGCCAACGATGGCGTGAGTTCTACCCTGGCCAAGCACCAGGCCTCATGAGCCGCGAGCTGCTCCGCTTGGCGATCGGCTATAAACTTCAAGAACAGGTGTTCGGCGGCCTCGGCCGCCGAACACAACTTGGCCTCGCTGCTTTCAAGAGCGAATCAAAGAAGGGTCGGACCAGCGTCACCCCGGTTCCTAAGTCCGGCACCAAGTTCATCCGCCAGTGGCAAGGAACCGTCCATGAAGTCCTGACCCTGGAGAACGGTCAGTTGGCCTACCGGGGCAAGACGTATAAGAGCCTGACCCTTATCGCCAAGCTCATCACCGGCACCCACCAATCCGGCCCTCGCTTCTTCGGTCTCCGGAAGCCCAGTGATGCACGGGCGCCGGACCATGGCTGA
- a CDS encoding type II toxin-antitoxin system HicA family toxin, protein MTKIYSSRELIKLLTADGWQHVRTTGDHHHFQHPTKVGTVTVPHPKKTLKRGTQNAILKAAGLK, encoded by the coding sequence ATGACCAAGATTTACTCCAGCCGGGAACTGATCAAGCTGCTGACCGCCGATGGCTGGCAGCACGTTCGGACCACCGGGGACCATCATCATTTCCAGCACCCTACCAAGGTCGGTACCGTTACAGTGCCGCACCCGAAAAAGACGCTGAAACGTGGCACTCAGAATGCCATCCTAAAGGCGGCGGGGCTGAAATAG
- a CDS encoding DUF2313 domain-containing protein — protein MARIDPLCGLTVDDFAALALDLLPQGYAWPRDPETVLYRFWQAVGEEQRRLHDRGCQLLEIESFPCSAVELLPDWERVFGLPDECTPAGLTVAERQIALCLKIAARGQQTPAFFVYLASLVGFEVEIIERFPARCGVAVVGCDTVADCPYWWTVKVLNQTVSYARAGCSSAGTGLCVPPNINLLRCVIRRAAPAHTIVTFEFED, from the coding sequence ATGGCGCGCATCGATCCTCTTTGCGGCCTGACGGTCGACGACTTCGCGGCGCTCGCGCTCGATCTCCTGCCGCAGGGTTACGCCTGGCCGCGAGATCCGGAGACGGTTCTCTATCGCTTCTGGCAAGCGGTGGGCGAAGAGCAGCGGCGGCTTCACGATCGCGGCTGTCAGTTGCTGGAGATCGAGAGCTTCCCATGCTCCGCGGTCGAGCTGCTGCCCGATTGGGAGCGTGTCTTTGGCCTGCCGGATGAATGTACGCCGGCTGGGCTTACGGTTGCGGAGCGCCAGATTGCGCTCTGCCTGAAGATCGCGGCGCGCGGTCAACAGACACCGGCCTTCTTTGTCTACCTTGCGAGCCTCGTTGGCTTCGAAGTGGAGATCATCGAGCGCTTCCCGGCGCGTTGCGGTGTGGCCGTCGTGGGGTGCGATACCGTTGCCGACTGTCCCTATTGGTGGACGGTGAAGGTGCTTAACCAGACCGTCTCATATGCCCGCGCTGGCTGTTCGTCTGCCGGCACGGGCCTCTGCGTTCCGCCAAACATCAACCTTCTGCGCTGCGTCATTCGCCGTGCAGCACCCGCCCACACAATCGTCACCTTTGAATTTGAGGACTGA
- a CDS encoding DUF3489 domain-containing protein has translation MAKATKKTSTNKSAARPKPAQKAGKQPTKAHPDKKSAQVLQLLRRPQGATISELSIATTWQPHSVRGFLSGTVKKRYGLKLTGEVVDGTRHYRVPA, from the coding sequence ATGGCTAAAGCCACCAAGAAAACCTCCACTAACAAATCCGCCGCAAGGCCGAAGCCTGCTCAGAAGGCTGGCAAACAACCCACCAAGGCTCACCCCGACAAAAAGTCAGCCCAGGTCCTGCAGCTATTGCGCCGGCCGCAAGGCGCCACGATCAGCGAACTCTCCATCGCCACCACCTGGCAGCCCCACAGCGTCCGCGGGTTCCTCTCCGGCACGGTCAAGAAACGCTACGGCCTCAAACTGACCGGCGAGGTTGTCGACGGTACTCGACATTACCGGGTGCCGGCCTGA
- a CDS encoding lysozyme: MNTFPINAEGVDLIQDFEGCELEAYRCPAGVWTIGYGHTEGVKRGMRITKAEADNLLAQDLEGFVAGVRRLCSVKTNPNQLAAMTSFAFNVGLGAFQKSTVLKQHNAGNAEAAAKAFAMWNKATVNGKKVTLPGLVSRRAREAALYLKAARSRDKTPMPQAVAAEPPVLLTKDMGIKTAATVLGSAGSLAQVNEYAQQASDVGWTIQSLMELGPWVLCAMMALGIGGYFLLRAYWKRKNGLE, from the coding sequence ATGAACACCTTTCCGATCAACGCGGAGGGCGTTGACCTGATTCAGGATTTCGAGGGTTGCGAGCTGGAGGCCTATCGCTGCCCGGCCGGCGTATGGACGATCGGCTACGGGCATACCGAAGGCGTCAAGAGGGGCATGCGGATTACTAAGGCCGAGGCGGATAATCTCCTCGCCCAGGATCTCGAAGGCTTTGTCGCCGGTGTCCGCCGGCTCTGCAGCGTAAAGACGAACCCGAATCAATTGGCGGCGATGACGTCCTTCGCTTTCAATGTCGGCCTTGGCGCCTTCCAGAAGAGCACCGTCCTGAAGCAACACAATGCCGGCAACGCCGAGGCGGCGGCGAAGGCCTTTGCCATGTGGAACAAGGCAACGGTGAATGGCAAGAAAGTCACCCTCCCCGGCCTCGTCAGTCGCCGGGCGCGTGAAGCCGCTCTTTATCTCAAGGCCGCGCGTAGCCGCGACAAGACGCCGATGCCGCAGGCGGTCGCGGCCGAGCCGCCCGTGCTGCTCACAAAGGACATGGGGATCAAGACAGCCGCGACGGTTCTCGGCAGCGCCGGCTCGCTCGCCCAGGTGAATGAGTATGCCCAGCAGGCAAGCGATGTCGGCTGGACGATCCAGTCGCTGATGGAGCTTGGCCCCTGGGTGCTGTGCGCCATGATGGCGCTCGGCATCGGCGGCTATTTCCTTCTCCGCGCCTACTGGAAGCGCAAGAACGGCCTCGAATAG
- a CDS encoding phage holin family protein: MFEYLPPEIKQAIYSMASVTGLAWLGRMLWHVRQVQKAQRRFWSWHLLWELLIALSFGLAADGVAEFFGFTGKTATGAIIIISYLGPAWIEIIVLRVVDAASGTVSKAADKK; encoded by the coding sequence TTGTTCGAGTATCTGCCGCCAGAGATCAAACAGGCCATCTACTCGATGGCGAGCGTCACAGGCCTCGCCTGGCTCGGCCGCATGCTGTGGCATGTGCGCCAGGTCCAGAAGGCGCAGCGGCGCTTCTGGTCCTGGCATCTGTTGTGGGAGCTGCTGATCGCACTCTCCTTCGGCCTCGCGGCCGATGGCGTCGCGGAGTTTTTCGGCTTCACCGGCAAGACGGCAACCGGCGCCATCATCATCATTTCGTATCTCGGCCCGGCCTGGATCGAGATCATCGTCCTGCGGGTCGTCGATGCGGCGTCCGGCACTGTCAGCAAGGCGGCGGACAAGAAGTAA
- a CDS encoding recombinase family protein: MADRPRRCAIYTRKSSDEGLDQAFNSLDAQRDACAAYITSQKHEGWNPLETRYDDGGFSGGSLERPALQALLTDIANGAIDIIVVYKIDRLTRSLADFAKLTETLDKHGVSFVAVTQQFNTSTSMGRLTLNVLLSFAQFEREVAGERIRDKIAASKRRGMWMGGRPPIGYDVKDRKLVVNEAEAETVRHIYRRYLELRSLNHLQTDLKQAGIRSKVHIGTDGRPFGGCVIGRGALGYILTGQVYRGIVLFKGELYPGEHPRIVPEDLFQEVQAALNAQGPGEAARTKRPSTSLLKGLVFDEDGIPLQVSHTNKKGRKYRYYVSATKMRGPTQAQDGFRIPASDLEKVVVQSLARHLRDQHWLDQTFKGHVDVTRFQRLTSLASNLANIIEEELAQSTGLIPIIIDRIVVAKKTIAIKVEPARLASLLLGKASDAEQFKQLIEIKVFGQFVRCGKEVRLVIGHDDAKDAKVDSRLVRELVQARQWFDDLANRRVASIADLARISDVSAPYISKKISLAFLAPDIAKMIVTGTQPMRLTPEALKRACPLPISWDEQRALLII, encoded by the coding sequence ATGGCTGATCGCCCGCGCCGCTGCGCCATCTACACCCGGAAGTCGTCCGATGAAGGTCTGGACCAGGCCTTCAATTCACTGGACGCCCAGCGGGATGCCTGTGCCGCCTATATCACCAGCCAAAAGCATGAAGGCTGGAACCCCCTCGAGACGCGCTATGACGATGGCGGCTTCTCCGGTGGGTCTTTGGAGCGCCCTGCCCTCCAGGCCCTGCTGACCGATATCGCCAATGGCGCCATCGATATCATCGTCGTCTACAAGATCGACCGCCTGACCCGGTCCCTGGCCGACTTCGCCAAACTGACGGAGACCCTGGACAAGCATGGGGTCTCCTTCGTGGCCGTGACGCAGCAGTTCAATACCTCCACCTCGATGGGCCGGCTCACACTTAATGTCCTGCTCTCCTTTGCCCAGTTCGAACGGGAAGTGGCCGGGGAGCGCATCCGGGACAAGATCGCCGCTTCCAAGCGCCGGGGCATGTGGATGGGTGGAAGACCACCCATCGGCTACGACGTCAAAGACCGGAAGCTGGTCGTCAACGAAGCTGAGGCCGAGACCGTCCGGCATATCTACCGCCGATATCTGGAACTCAGATCCCTTAATCATCTGCAAACCGACCTCAAACAGGCCGGCATCCGGTCAAAGGTCCATATCGGGACAGACGGTCGACCATTTGGCGGCTGTGTCATCGGCCGGGGTGCCCTGGGTTACATCCTGACAGGTCAGGTCTACCGGGGCATTGTCTTGTTCAAAGGGGAGCTCTATCCCGGTGAACACCCTAGGATCGTGCCGGAGGATCTGTTCCAGGAAGTACAGGCGGCCCTCAATGCCCAGGGACCTGGGGAGGCTGCCCGCACTAAGCGGCCCTCAACCTCTTTGCTCAAAGGCCTGGTCTTTGATGAAGACGGCATCCCGCTCCAGGTGAGCCACACCAATAAGAAGGGTCGGAAATACCGCTATTATGTCTCGGCGACCAAGATGCGGGGGCCAACCCAAGCTCAAGACGGGTTCCGGATTCCAGCATCGGATCTGGAGAAGGTCGTCGTTCAGTCCCTCGCCCGCCATCTACGGGATCAGCATTGGCTGGACCAAACATTTAAAGGCCATGTCGACGTCACGAGGTTCCAGCGCCTCACCTCATTAGCCAGCAACCTCGCCAATATCATCGAGGAGGAACTGGCCCAGAGTACAGGCCTTATTCCCATCATCATCGATCGCATCGTGGTGGCGAAGAAGACTATCGCGATCAAAGTCGAACCAGCTCGCCTCGCATCACTCTTGCTCGGCAAAGCGAGTGACGCCGAACAGTTTAAGCAACTGATCGAGATCAAGGTGTTCGGTCAATTCGTCCGATGTGGTAAGGAAGTCCGGCTCGTGATCGGCCATGACGATGCAAAAGATGCCAAGGTCGACAGCCGCCTGGTGCGAGAGCTTGTTCAGGCGCGTCAGTGGTTCGATGATCTCGCCAACCGACGCGTTGCCAGCATCGCCGACCTCGCACGAATTTCTGATGTCAGCGCGCCCTATATCAGCAAGAAGATCTCACTCGCGTTCCTGGCGCCGGACATCGCAAAGATGATCGTCACCGGTACCCAGCCGATGCGGTTGACGCCTGAAGCGTTGAAGCGGGCTTGCCCGCTGCCAATATCTTGGGATGAACAGCGAGCGCTACTGATCATCTAG
- a CDS encoding type II toxin-antitoxin system HicB family antitoxin, whose product MHYLAILIPEDEGGYSVLFPDFPGCATQGESQAEALAAATEALSGHIAAMRESGANVPAPRELEAVRADRAWAEENEVDWTRVISALTPVRPPLGHPEKVMVSLDSNFLRSIDSYAEARASPAAAR is encoded by the coding sequence ATGCACTATCTGGCAATCCTGATCCCCGAGGACGAAGGCGGCTATTCGGTCCTCTTCCCCGATTTCCCCGGCTGCGCCACCCAGGGCGAGAGCCAGGCTGAAGCCCTCGCGGCCGCCACCGAGGCCCTCTCCGGTCATATCGCCGCCATGCGCGAAAGCGGCGCCAACGTGCCGGCCCCGCGCGAGCTGGAGGCCGTGCGCGCCGATCGCGCCTGGGCCGAGGAGAACGAGGTGGACTGGACTCGAGTCATTAGCGCGCTGACGCCCGTGCGCCCGCCCCTCGGTCATCCCGAGAAAGTCATGGTGAGCCTGGACAGCAATTTCCTCCGCAGCATCGACAGCTATGCCGAAGCAAGGGCCTCACCCGCAGCGGCGCGCTGA
- a CDS encoding DNA adenine methylase: MESYNHRPVTAVEPIAPWLGGKRHLALHLASIIAGIPHRTYVEPFMGMGGVFLRRSHAAPAEVINDINRDLVTLYRVAQRHPAALGDSFGRWTLSSREMFDQLKRTPPDVLTDIERAARFLYLQRLAFGGRTRNPSFGVDLGSGSRLRLQQIQRQLDALHRRLDGVIIECLPWPEVLDRYDRPETLFYLDPPYWGGEGDYGAGIFSRADFTALARRLAGIEGRFVLSINDTPETRQIFAGFHIEERTHTFTAGSKSGAGIEAHELIVRDRAEGSAGPLFG, encoded by the coding sequence ATGGAGTCATATAATCACCGGCCGGTGACGGCCGTGGAACCGATCGCGCCGTGGCTGGGCGGGAAACGTCACCTCGCCTTGCATCTTGCCAGCATCATCGCCGGTATACCGCACCGCACCTATGTCGAGCCGTTCATGGGCATGGGCGGGGTCTTCCTCCGGCGAAGCCATGCCGCCCCGGCCGAGGTCATCAACGACATCAACCGCGACCTCGTCACCTTATATAGGGTGGCGCAGCGGCACCCGGCCGCCCTGGGGGATTCCTTCGGCCGCTGGACGCTCTCCAGCCGGGAGATGTTCGACCAGCTCAAACGGACGCCGCCGGACGTGCTGACCGACATCGAGCGGGCGGCACGCTTCCTTTATCTCCAGCGCCTGGCCTTCGGCGGCCGGACGCGCAACCCCAGCTTCGGCGTCGATCTGGGATCTGGCAGCCGGCTCCGCCTGCAGCAGATCCAGCGCCAGCTCGACGCGCTGCACCGCCGGCTCGATGGCGTCATTATCGAGTGCCTGCCCTGGCCCGAGGTGCTCGATCGCTACGACCGGCCGGAGACGCTCTTCTACCTCGATCCGCCCTATTGGGGCGGGGAGGGGGATTACGGCGCCGGCATCTTCTCGCGGGCGGACTTCACGGCCCTGGCGCGGCGTCTCGCCGGCATCGAGGGCCGCTTCGTCCTCAGCATCAACGACACGCCGGAGACGCGCCAGATCTTCGCCGGCTTCCATATCGAGGAACGCACCCACACCTTCACCGCCGGCTCCAAATCGGGCGCCGGCATTGAGGCTCACGAGCTCATCGTCCGCGATCGAGCAGAGGGCTCGGCCGGGCCGCTTTTCGGCTGA